A window of Bacillus sp. 2205SS5-2 contains these coding sequences:
- a CDS encoding isochorismatase family cysteine hydrolase, with amino-acid sequence MTKPSSHALLIIDVINSFDFDHGEALLENAKKIIKPIINLKSLCYEHDFPIIYINDHYNLWQADIEKIYRACENDTSSSFLQELRPDDKDYFLIKPKHSAFYGTALNTLLHQLQVSSLILTGLAGNICVLFTANDAYMREFTLTIPEDCIASVSKQDNHYALKMMKNVLKANTSHSTSFNLNNKGEK; translated from the coding sequence ATGACTAAACCATCTTCTCATGCTCTTCTCATTATTGACGTGATTAATTCTTTTGATTTTGATCACGGGGAAGCACTTTTAGAGAATGCCAAAAAAATCATCAAACCCATCATCAATCTTAAGTCATTATGTTATGAGCATGATTTTCCTATTATTTATATTAATGACCATTATAACCTATGGCAAGCAGACATAGAAAAAATCTATCGCGCCTGCGAAAATGATACTAGTTCTTCTTTTCTACAAGAGCTACGACCAGATGATAAAGATTATTTTTTAATTAAACCAAAGCATTCTGCTTTTTACGGAACAGCCCTGAATACGTTATTGCACCAACTTCAAGTCAGTTCGCTCATCCTTACAGGACTGGCAGGAAATATTTGCGTTCTCTTTACGGCAAATGACGCGTATATGCGCGAATTCACCTTGACCATTCCTGAAGATTGTATTGCATCCGTTAGTAAGCAGGATAATCATTATGCTCTTAAAATGATGAAAAATGTACTAAAGGCGAATACTTCTCACTCCACTTCTTTCAATCTAAATAATAAGGGAGAGAAATGA
- the tadA gene encoding tRNA adenosine(34) deaminase TadA: MNSKDEEYMRIAILEAKKAEKIDEVPIGAVVVIDGKIISSAYNLREKTQNAVKHAELIAIEKACEVMGTWRLERAELYVTLEPCPMCSGAILLSRVERVVYGAKDPKAGCAGSLMNLLTDGRFNHQCEVKSGILEEECGMLLSHFFRELRKKKKAGKKQKQASD; encoded by the coding sequence ATGAATTCTAAAGATGAAGAATATATGAGAATAGCGATTCTAGAAGCAAAAAAGGCAGAAAAAATAGATGAGGTACCAATTGGTGCTGTTGTTGTAATTGACGGGAAAATTATTTCCTCTGCTTATAATTTGAGAGAGAAGACTCAAAACGCCGTCAAACATGCTGAGCTAATCGCGATTGAAAAAGCGTGTGAAGTTATGGGTACCTGGCGGTTAGAACGTGCAGAACTCTATGTCACGCTAGAACCTTGTCCTATGTGTAGTGGAGCGATTCTTTTATCGCGAGTGGAACGTGTGGTTTATGGGGCTAAAGATCCAAAAGCAGGTTGTGCAGGCTCATTAATGAATCTTTTGACGGATGGACGATTTAATCATCAGTGCGAAGTCAAAAGTGGTATACTAGAAGAAGAGTGTGGGATGTTGCTCAGTCATTTTTTTCGGGAACTTCGAAAGAAAAAGAAAGCCGGAAAGAAACAAAAACAAGCTTCGGATTAA
- the dnaX gene encoding DNA polymerase III subunit gamma/tau gives MAYQALYRVWRPKKFVDVVGQQHVTKTLQNALLQQKISHAYLFSGPRGTGKTSAAKILAKAVNCEKAPIAEPCNECSSCIGITDGSISDVIEIDAASNNGVEEIRDIRDKVKYAPSSVTYKVYIIDEVHMLSMGAFNALLKTLEEPPKHVIFILATTEPHKIPLTIISRCQRFDFKRITSFDIVGRMQHIADESHVQYDEKALHVIARAAEGGMRDALSLLDQAISFSENHVAVEDALTVTGAVAQTFLNQLGRSIYEKDVAGALYALEELINQGKDPARFVEDLILYFRDMLLYKTAPNLEESLERVLLDDDFINLAQQITPPEIYSFIDILNGAQHEMKFSNHAKIYLEISIVKLCQMEKAPVTNSGTIPEVQELINKINSLEREVETLKTQGVARVPEQQVQQTKKTNRSQKGFKAQTGKIKEVLKHATRQDLNLLKSRWGDLLEQLNQRSMRSQAALLNDAEPVAASSTSFVLKFKYEIHCQMAMENQGFIEAISSILNNLINIQYIMVGVPDDQWSSIRQEFLQHHQEDENEDSQQTDPLIDEAMKLVGSDLLEIKD, from the coding sequence ATGGCTTACCAAGCTTTATATCGTGTTTGGCGTCCCAAAAAGTTTGTGGATGTAGTAGGACAGCAACATGTAACAAAAACTTTACAAAACGCCCTCCTTCAACAAAAAATCTCACATGCATATTTATTCTCTGGTCCAAGGGGAACAGGGAAAACAAGTGCAGCAAAGATACTAGCTAAGGCGGTAAACTGTGAGAAAGCCCCTATTGCTGAACCGTGTAATGAGTGTTCGTCGTGCATTGGTATAACTGATGGATCGATTTCAGATGTGATTGAGATTGATGCCGCTTCTAATAATGGTGTCGAAGAGATTCGTGATATTCGTGATAAGGTTAAGTACGCACCAAGTTCCGTTACATATAAGGTATATATTATTGATGAGGTTCATATGTTGTCGATGGGTGCTTTTAATGCTCTGTTAAAAACATTAGAAGAACCACCAAAGCATGTTATATTTATTTTAGCAACAACAGAACCACATAAAATACCGTTAACCATTATCTCGCGGTGTCAGCGTTTTGATTTTAAACGAATCACTTCTTTTGATATTGTTGGCCGCATGCAACATATTGCAGATGAATCTCATGTGCAATATGACGAAAAAGCTTTACATGTTATCGCAAGAGCAGCTGAAGGTGGGATGCGCGATGCGTTAAGCCTACTAGATCAGGCGATTTCATTTAGTGAAAATCATGTTGCGGTTGAAGATGCGCTTACGGTAACAGGGGCCGTTGCTCAAACTTTTCTTAATCAATTAGGTCGTTCTATTTATGAAAAAGACGTTGCAGGTGCACTCTATGCGTTAGAAGAATTAATAAATCAAGGGAAAGATCCTGCTAGATTTGTTGAAGATCTTATTCTCTATTTCAGGGATATGCTTCTTTATAAGACAGCTCCAAATTTAGAAGAATCTTTAGAAAGAGTACTTTTAGATGATGACTTTATAAATTTAGCGCAACAAATCACACCACCTGAAATTTATTCTTTTATCGATATCTTAAATGGAGCTCAGCATGAAATGAAGTTCTCAAACCATGCGAAAATCTATTTAGAGATCTCTATTGTAAAGTTGTGTCAAATGGAGAAAGCCCCTGTCACAAATAGCGGAACAATTCCTGAGGTTCAAGAATTAATTAACAAAATAAACTCGCTTGAACGAGAAGTTGAAACTCTTAAAACTCAAGGAGTTGCTCGCGTGCCAGAACAGCAAGTGCAGCAAACGAAAAAAACGAACCGTTCTCAAAAGGGATTTAAAGCTCAAACAGGGAAGATTAAAGAAGTATTAAAACATGCAACAAGGCAAGATTTAAATTTATTAAAAAGTCGTTGGGGAGATTTATTAGAACAATTAAACCAACGTAGTATGAGGTCACAAGCGGCTCTTTTAAATGATGCAGAGCCTGTAGCGGCTTCTTCTACATCATTTGTGTTAAAATTTAAATATGAAATTCATTGTCAAATGGCTATGGAAAATCAAGGTTTTATAGAAGCAATCTCCTCTATATTGAATAACCTAATAAACATTCAGTATATAATGGTAGGAGTTCCAGACGATCAATGGTCGAGTATTAGACAAGAATTTTTACAGCACCACCAAGAGGATGAAAATGAAGATTCACAACAAACAGACCCTCTCATAGATGAAGCGATGAAACTTGTAGGATCTGATTTGTTAGAAATAAAAGACTAA